GTATACTTTATCACTTTCCCAATGCAGCTTCAGAGGGAGTCCGGGTAGTCATCTGGTCAACAGCATGCACTGTGTCTTGAAGTTCTTCCCATATTGCCTTGTAAACCATCCTCTGCCTATTCACAGCAGATTGCCCCTCAAAAGCTGAAGAGACAACCTCTATGCTGCAGGTGTGTAGAATCAAAAGGTAGATAAGGGTATAGATCTCGTAATCCACATAATAAATGAAGTAATATGCTCCAAGAATAGCATATTAGCTTTCAATATCTCAATTCAAAATCTGCAACCTAGTAGCATTGCAGTATACCAATTGAACATATGCAACCTACGGTAAAGGAAAATGGACGAAAACCTTACCTAACATGGCGGCCATCACCATAGGCATCCTTCACAACAACCGTCTCTGCACTTAAATGTTCCTTGATCTAATGGAACACATTTTGCCaatatttagataattaaaCCTCACACCAAAACCATAACAGGAAGTAGGAGACAAAAAATCAGAACCTCAGAGCAATCTCTTGCTTGTAATCAACAATGTAGATAATGACAGTTCGTTATACTCTTAGTAAGGACACCTTATCCTCTTCTCATGGTTATCTCCTTTTCCTCCataatgaattttcttttgcatCTAGGGAGttcattttccaaaaataagttaaagaTTAGTCACCAGTCTGCTAGCACAAGCACACTCATATTTGAACTGATTCAATTCCTTTACCTACCTTATACAGAGGGACAACCCAGTCCACTTGAATTACCACCTCGGCAGTAAGAGTACTTTCATTTTGTTACCAAAATTCAATATGAACCCGGCATGTAACCTGATTATGTCTCTTGGGACAATTTTGAAACAGTCTTGACTCTCTATTTCAAAAAGTTTACTTAGATGCCAAGCGAGTATTTCTCAAGCTAAAACTTTACTTGGAACGAGAGTATAAGTTGGAAGACTATCTGAAGTCCCTCATTTAAACATGATTCAAGGCCGCTTAAAGAATAAATGCACCAAAATTGGGTGCTCACAATATGCTCTTCTAACAGCTAAGAAGCAAAAAGCACTAAAAAGTTTCCAGAAGCAAAATCCACGCTGAAAATCATTAGCCCATGATTTTTCATGACAATTCATCTTAAAAATCATCAGGACCATGTGAACTCAGATCTTACCACATAATAATAAGCAATAACTTGTACGAATCTTACTCAAGTTACTAAGAGTTTCTCTTATTCTTGTCCCTCCCTCGTTTTTTGCCCATGCTTCTTCCTCCTATGACATGAGACCTGAGAACACTTCTTTCTTAAtccaaaattcattaaactgCATATACACAATTACTAACACAATTGTGCACATACAGCAGACAATTCCAATTCATGTCAGGTTAAGGAGATAATAGCAATCATAAGGCCACAATGACAAAGAGTCTTCCGAAGGATTACGAGTATCTCTTACGAATTGAAGCAATCTGATCAAATTGCATCTCCAACCAAAccagagaaaaaaattgattgagcttcaaaaaattaaaaatttagctatcAACATTCTTACTGACAGTGCCGCCCATTGTGCCGGTTTATATGATTTTCAAAGGAGAAACACTTACCCCAATAATCAGGCAAATTGatgttcaaatcaaataacaGCAGAAATAAGTGCAAGTAAGAAATAAGTACATATCGCATAGAGTGTAaggaccttcttctccattgaTTCCATCAAAGGAGATCCGATGGAGGCTGGATTTTCGGAGTCAGCTGTAGCTCGGATACAGAAAGTTCGACGGAGGGAGCAAGGAAAGCCGGAAACAGGAACCCTCCCCGCAAACAATGACCGACCACTCGAATAGCTCTTCGTCGCCGTCCTTATCGACGCTGTTCGCCGCATAAATGAAAGCGCACAAGCGCGGCTGCTCACCAGACGGAGAGCGGTCACGTTAGGCCGGAAAAGAATCGCCGTCGCCGCCATCACGTTGGTTTGTTTTGAGTTGATAGCCTCACAGTCGTCTTCcgcttttcatttttaacaagATCCcaagaattgcatttttggtcctataataAAGGAATATTTCACTGTTAGCATTATGctttatgaaaaatacaacTTCGATCCtacatacatttatatatattaaattttaataaattacaatgaaccttcttaaaattttatgtaattacgtatattctattattatttaaaaaattaatagtctAATATTTGTTGGGGGCTCGAAATTATCAACatccttattgtattttttttttcattttttataaaaaacttaaattattaaaaaataaaaaaagaaaaacttggatgtaatagataaaaaaatatgaaaattatattaaaaaaataactatcgatttagttcataaaaaatgttaattcttaaaagaaatattaatttttgtaaaaataaataaaatcctaATGTATAACTCATACAggtatttttagttaattcatcataaaaaataaatcaacaacTATTTAACGAATTGAATCAATTGTTCAATTAGCATTAGTAATGTTcctaataatgaaaaaatatttacaattatataaaagtttaaaaaaaaaatcattatgaTTCATATTTAGATTTTAGTTGCAAATTCTGTTTACCACTATCATATGAAAAGCACCACATATCGCcctagatatatatataaaaaaaattatgataccACACGACTTCAATACCAtggttttataatattacataccaaatatataattgtacatACACACAAGTACACATATGATCCGTAATGTAATACGCAGGTAATTTATAAACTACgactatgataaaaaaaaaaaaaaaacatcttatGCTTATAATGTAAATATGACGCCGTACGTGAGATGTGTGGCATCCATGGTCAACCcacaattgatattttatgcAACTCagatatgaataatttgtgcGTACccattcttttttaaaagaacAATATGTGTCAATAAAGAACAATATGTGTCAATCATCCATACATTCGATGCATCCTCATCCATAATACTTTCTCTATAGGACAGAGCTCGTTAACATCGACCAATAACACTTTCCCGTTCATTCCCTTTTTCAATCACATAACTACCATCCTCATGCTTTTAAGGTTCCGAAAAGTTTTAACTAAGATGGCGCCAACGCAGTTTGATCGATGCCATAAGATGTTTCTAGGGCCCAACACAAGCATCATATAAACACAAATACAATAATGTCCGAATACTGAAAAACCATCAAGTCACCGACCCTTGACACACGATTCTTGGCCAACACAAACAACACAGAAATGCCAAGATTTAAGAGAACCCACACTGGATTAAGAGCCGTTGTCCATCATTTTAGACCGATGACAGACATGAGGAAGTTAAGCTTATTGGAGAACTGTAGGGTGTCGGAAGAGTCCATGGATGAAGATGGAGGCTCGATTCCAGTGAATAGGTACAACGCCTTAAGTTCTTCAACATATGAAACACGGCGTGGAGCGTTGAACCCAACTATCACTCTGATTGCATCAATCTTTTTCCAAATATCTTCGTCGCGAGACAGTTCCTGCGATAGATACAGGTTTAAATGAGCATGCCTTAATTTGGGAAAGAGAAAACAGAAAGGCAGCATCACGGTCTCACGCTGCATggtgaaaaaggaaaattgctGGAGATAGTTCTCAGACTATCCATATCCATAACATCTACggcaatatattttcattgtcTGGCTTGTATTACTAATCTATGTTCGGTCTCAATTATCATAAATCTACCTGCAGCATGATACGACTTGATAACAAGGTGGACGATACATGTGAGGATGGTAACATTAGTATACACGTGCACAATCAAGATGAAAACAACGGCGTAACAGGGAGTGCATCCATATAATTACTTCCAACTAAAATTAATGCTGGATTAGGTGACCAATACTGAAAATCAATGCGCATTTGTATTCCTTAACATATCAACTGACCTCATCAGAATGTAAACCACTATATCCTGCACCAGCATCTTTTCCCTCTTCTAACTCCACGGGTGCTGCCTCGTCATGTTTCAATGCAGGCGTCCCTGTTATGGCAGCCACCTCCACCGAATATCCACCGTCATCAGCTACCATCCTGGACTGATTGTTATTCTCTGtgaatataaaaacaaactcGTTATAAGACCAAATCACACAGGAATTATCAGGACTGTACTTATCCTGGTCCATTGTAAACCATTATAGTACATTGCTCAATTGCTTTGTCAAACACACAATTCAGCAGTCTCACCAGCTACCATACCTAGAGTCACATTAGTCCCTTTGTCCATCTTGTAGGATGCATCAGCGACGGTATCCTCCCTGACACTTTGGAAGTCCTGCATTTCCTTCAAGCTAATAGGTTCATGTTCTTTCTCTGTCGAAACATCGACGTTCCCTGCATCATCAATCAGTAATGCATCACGATGACCCTCCGGTAGAACTGGTTGCTTAACATCCAGATATTCATTCCTAGGCATTACAGGTTTTTCTCCATCAGTTTGCTCTTTCTCACTCAATACGCTACTCGGATCATCTTcaattctttccttttttccttcCACATCAACTTGGCCCATGTTCAAGTTATTCTCAGTGGAAATCCTAGTTTCTTCCAATAATTCCATCTTTTTCCCGGATAATCTCTCATGTTCCTCATCTCCATTGGGTTCTTTCCTCTTCTGCGGAACTCTGATCACATCAAAGTTCTCTTCTTTTGCCGGCTTCATTCCCTTTGCACGACGGTTCTTGTCCTTCGCCTTCCCCTTCACCCGAGTAAGGGTTTTCTCCACTTgttcatctttttcttccaaaactTTTTCCCTATCTTCCCTGTTTCCGACATTGTTCTTTCCCTCATCCTCCAATAAGTCATCAGTTCCAACTTGTGAAATTGGCAGAGTGAATCTTGCATCATCCTGCGCTGTCTCCCCCAATTCTTGGGCGACCACAGCATAATCATCTATTTCCATAGCACTATCCCCAATCCCAGCATCAGGCCCCACGCCATTAACCAACACTGACTTCTCATTGTCCTCGTTTGACTCAACCACCAATTGTCGTTCAATTTCTACTTCATCTACTCCACCAGATTTCACATTAATGTTCAGCAACTCGTCATCTTCTCTCTCCAAATACCCAACGTCATGATCCCTAAACTCACCTGCGCTACCTAAACCGGTCTCCCGTTCCTTCCCAGCCTCATCCCTAACCCTAAAATCATCATCCACCAATTCAATTCTCATCTCAACCCCATCCTTGACGGCCtccctttcttctttttcctccaAGTCAACGCGGGAGGGTACCACTTCTTCTTCCTCCGCCTCTTCATCTGCCAAACCTGTTTCCATCGTCTGAATCGGGGCTGCAGGTGAAGGCAGCAGTTGACTCATGACCTTCTGCGTGCACGCATAGCTAGCAAACACAACCCCGAACGGCACCGAGAAGGCGAAACCAAGCGCGGAAATAACAACGAGGGAAGGAAGAACCAGAGGAACAGACGAGACAACAAATCCCGTGATCACAAGCTTCCTCCCCACGCTCAATCCCGCACTCAAAACCCATCCCAATCTCGTCTTCTCAGCCTCGGCCTCCCCATCTTCTTCCTCAAAACTGGGAGAATAATTCACGATTTCCCACTCCACGCTCGGATCTAATtccatcctatatatatacgtatatatcaAAGCAAGAAAACAGAGTAGTGAAGCAGCTTgaatttcatttcaaatttatgcAGGAGAGTAGGCACAGACGAACAAGATTCGGTGGGGATGGTGTGTTCTTGGTTTGATATAAGGTGTCAATCTGAATGGTGCGGCGGAGGAGTGTCTGGGAGACTGAGCCGCAGACACGCGTTGGTAAATGAAACGGAGAGGTTTGCATGGGGATGCCAGGCGTCGCTATCTTTGCAGCGCATGCAGACCTGCCAACCTTATCTCGCTTTTTCATCACTATATTATTTTCACCCCCAAAGAACACTATATCGGTAATAGTAACGACAAATCATACCTGCaccaaacaatatatatatatatgtatatatatactggtGAAGTAGCTGCCGCGCTTGTAACACCATGCTGCTTATGCACACACCTTTCCTGACGCATCTATCCggaaaagttatattttttgttttataatttacgaaCTTTAACACatttagttatataaaattaatgttatagtatttttaattctataaaataaaattataatttttttggtcccatagTATATAAAGTTGTAGCACATTTAATTCCACATGATATTAAATTGTTTATATTCTATGGGACCAAATGTGTACGTAGTTTTTATCGCATGTGATCAAATATgccaaatttttattctagAGGACAATAAATGTTACAATATTTATCCTATGATACTAAATATGTTAAGCCCGTaaattataagatcaaaagTACAACAAACCCTATCATGTAGGATTAAAAGCACAATTTCCCCACTCTATCAccttgaaatttttgttgtaaatattattatatattttttattctacttaatatgtatttatacgAAAAAagttttactcaaattaaGTTCGACCGATTcatattgattataaaataaatataatatatttattacataattattgattatttttttaatttatacattaattacaGCACAAATATATTGCATTAACCAAACCTGATTCGTACTAAAATTTCCTAGGTTTTTTTTCTAGATAAAAATTTCCTAGGTATTAACATACACgtattagtatattttatttaagaaaaaaattatataaatatcgaatgaaataaaatatacagttaaaaattcaatccgcAAATAGACGGATCTtgttcccaaaaaaaaagaaaaattaaattgagcattagaatttgaaagaaatatttgagaaatcaGTTTTGATCATccatttatgataaaaataaaattttttaggcaaatttctttcttaatagGGGACTTTCCTATCGTgcccaaattaattaaggcaTCGTTTCTTGTAGATCTAATTGCTCTACTTATCTCAAAACTATTCCCCATTTGCAACTTTTTATTATCTATATTGAACATGGGGTTGAGTTTGTAGATTCATAACccaattcatatttatattttagatatgGTCTAAAGTGTCATAACTTGATGCTGGAATAAAAATTCGGGATACGACTGtaatgaacaaaataattgtaagTACAAGTCAGTTAACCACATCAGAAATATCCCTGAAATACCTTCTCGAAATACTCTTTTCCTGTACTGAGTCAAGCTCAAACACTAGACTAAATCATGTTTCACGGGACATTCATCCCCTAAAGTAGTTCTTCTtaccaaaatttattatgaatttgtcaccgttatttaataatacactcacataataatagtaaatcaAGTCAAATTATACTGAATAATATAGATTGAATCCTGGTTGGATCTCTACCCTCAATACCCATGGGTCATACCTAATTTGGaccccaaaaatatttttttctcaattcaattaaattattatttttcaattgatgTACATCCATGTgaacaaatctaaaaaatttaagacatCATAACATTATATATCGTGCAATTCTTTAACTATGtgcattttttaatcaataaataattgaatagtaagttatataaatatattatcatgctaggtatatttttcaatatcttgATAGTAGTAATGCTTGTTTGAAGATATGAAGTAGTaacattgaattttaaaagttttataatgttaaatttgatttcaactaaatatatagatttaattgttttattagattattttttaaacaatattacaaataatatattatttaaaaaatactattgaaaaagatttatttgtaaattgatTTCAGTAattctgaatttattgataaatgatgataaatataaaaataaaaagaaaggaatttaatttaatttaatttttttttttttaacaatttagaaaaaaaaaaaatgggtccAATCCCACCCAAACTCAAAACTTTGTATCCAAAACAATAGACCTTACCCATTAACACTCTTAATATAAATGTTATCTTATGATTAATTACACCATCAAtaaaggaatatatatatatatatatatagagagagagagagagagagagcataaatcatataatttaataataaaatacattatcAGTAACAACCTCACCTTATACTCCTACCCCCATTGGATTGAGACAACATATGCATTAAAAAACAGTAGATATGGGGTTAAATGTGCAATCTTTGTTTACTATTTTTCAAGAGTCAACCACTAGCTACAACTTACAACCTTCTCCCCCAcaaacatctttttttttttttttaagttagtAATGTCGTATAGTGAATAATTAATGACCAAACACTTAAAAGATCCAAACATTTGTTATGgatgaataacaatttaccctctatgtgatattgaaaataagcacaTGATcatctctataaaaaaaaatatagtaatttacctacctatactttttacaatgaagcaatttatagGGAGGtgtcattttaaaaaacatagggaggtaatttatagtattttaaaagataCATGGAGATcgatcgctatttattttttgacaagggaataatttgcttatttgcgATGATAAGggattgcttgtattttttcccattttttttaaagttgaaTTGTATTGAATCATCTCAAATTTCAATTGTCTTAATTGTTGGCCTCCGGGCTCCAATCGTTCGTGTCACGCTAATGTGATTGGACCAAGTGGACCACATCCCTAAATAACCCCAGCCTTGAAATGTCGATTAagtaacaatattttcatattttcgaACCAATTTTTACCAATTTAAACATCCAAGAACTATCATTAGAACCTCTCAATTATTATGGCAGCAGATTCTAATGATAGAAGATCAAAACAAACTATGAAAAGAGACGATCTTGCACAAGAAACCTCCAATAGAGACGCGAAtcacatacataaataaaagaaaacaaaaacaataacaGAGGAGGGATGTAGACTGGTAAAATGGCCCCTGGTATAGGGTGAGGGCGCTGACCCCCTCCCCTCCTCTCCCCCAACCAATAGGAAAAGGCAAAGACTTGTCCGTTTCATGTCATGAGCCATTCGGGATGGGGTTAATAGTTGGGATAATTTCTGGCCATCCActtcactaaatatatataataactaaatatCTTCGGGTGGTGAGTTTGTTTAATTGGCTGCCGAACCTCTTCCACCGCGCATCTCTTCTTAGCCACACAATTCCcctttctttataatttaagtaatcattataattttggcgTTGAACCCACGATTGGGCGGCTGACTCACTACTTGTTTCTACCTCAACATCAACTCTTCCAAGCTTATACCATCCTATCCTacccctctaattttttatttatttgctaataataataaataaaatataataatttattttgatgttcgaaataatattcaatgcaatctatatactaatataattaatagtaataaataaaatataataaatattcacacattcaataaataaatttatattttattttgatgttcgaaataatattcaatgcaatctatatactaatataattaatagtaataaataaaatataataaatattcacacattcaataaaatttaaatttattcataaaattttaattataaaattaagtcgTCATGATTGTGGACGCGTTCTCTATTTATTGTTATTCTTATCTTATGATTATGAGTCAACTTTTTCGGAGGATATATCTCTATCTCTCGAATAGTAATAGTAATACCTATCATTGATTAGCCGCCCTTCTATTCTCCCTAATCAACAATGTCAATCATGTTATTCATTACTTTctactatatatttttgtttttatatatagccACTGATTTTAACGGAGAAAATAGACCAATTCTATTCGTTACTCCAATTCTTTTagtatttgataaattatgatGACGTTTCAACAagtttcatataattaaaaataatttactgttgtttgaaaaacatCATTACTTCTTAAATTTAACCTCCGTTTACCAATTATCTTATTCAATTAGTCGTGTTGTcactaataacaaaatatactCTTGTGGACTACAAAGgaatttcacttatttttaaaattctttccaaattttgtttataaaagaaaatttcacctcgtaaaatgaatatttttatacctctatcaaaaaattatgaagctagcaataagataatttttcaaataataataaaatatttataaaactcGTTGTATTTTaccttttaatatatattaaaaataaaattttagctTCATTGAATATGactctcatttataagtaagaaaacaaaaattactatttacaCACCAATTACacgatataatttattcaagttCAATTGAGTAGGATAAGAACTGAAATTTCCGACGTTTAATCTCAAAGACATGTTGTAATTGGTGGTGGTGACCAAAAGTCAATCAAACTATTCCCcaacccaaaaagaaaaagaataattcgATTTGATGAATTCATATCATACCTTTGTGGGGTGATGTCGATGCCGACTTCCCCTAATCTTTCTTTCCGCCCAATGATGTCACGCAACAAAAACGGCTCAAACGCGTTGGAAGTATTCTCTCTTCTcaccataatatatatatgggggCATCAAAGATCTGTGTCTGTGCGACTATCAGCGAGTCCGATCGAGCACCCATACCCCATAGTAGCAGTTCTTCTCCTCCTCTACTCATAAATTTTAGTGGGTTGGAGGCCAAATTCTACCTGGGAAATGACCAAGGTTTATCCAAAAGCTTTGCCTCTGCCCAAGCCTTCCGATGGCTGCATCAAAGCCGGCGCCGATGATTCCAGTTCCAGGGTCCTCACCGTGTGGAGAAAGTCGCTGCTTTTCAACTGCGACGGATTCACCGTATTCGACGCCGATGGAAACCTCGTGTATCGCGTCGATAATTATATGTCCGGCAACAAGGGCGAGATCTTCCTTATGGACGCTTCCGGCACCTCCCTTCTCACTATCCGCCGCAAGGTAGTATGATCTATCATCctgtatgtatgtgtattgATTTGTGTGAGTATTTGTATGATTGAAATACTAATTGATCGTGTGCGTACAGAAATTAAGCCTGACGGATAGTTGGTTGGTGTTCGACGGGGAGACGGCGGATAATCCGAGATTTGTTGCGACGAAAAACGTGGTGAACCTGCTCAAAAGCAAAAGCAAGCGCCTGCTGGCTCACGTGACCTCACCGCGGAAGAACACGGCGGTTTACGAGATTGAGGGGTCGTATTCGCAACGGTGCTGCGCCGTGTACGACGAGAAGCGGCGGCGAGTGGCGGAGATGAAGCAGAAGGAAGCCTCCGTCAAAGGGGTAGCTTTCGGGACCGACATTTTCCGCTTAGTCGTACAGCCAGGATTCGACGCCACAGTGGCCATGGCCATCGTCATCCTCCTCGATCAGATGTTCGGATCTTCCACCTCCACACGCCGTCGTCTCCTAACcaattgaaaaagaatatatatatatactgatgATTCCTCCTTTTGGGCGGAGCTTGTGGGTTTTTTCGTTTTTGATAAAAGACCTCAGCGATCCGCGTAGTGGCCATCATCGTTTTGTAATTCAATCTTTGGCTCTAGGTGAAGGGTTCTGTGTTTGATGGAGAGTGGAAGTGGCTACAAACTGAGCAAGCCATTGTAcctcttttcctattttgctgttaaataaataatgggtacatacatacacatttTATGCCTCATAGTACACTTCAATCAACAACGTGATTTACGTAcgatttcaaaaaata
The window above is part of the Sesamum indicum cultivar Zhongzhi No. 13 linkage group LG7, S_indicum_v1.0, whole genome shotgun sequence genome. Proteins encoded here:
- the LOC105166848 gene encoding uncharacterized protein LOC105166848 isoform X1 — translated: MELDPSVEWEIVNYSPSFEEEDGEAEAEKTRLGWVLSAGLSVGRKLVITGFVVSSVPLVLPSLVVISALGFAFSVPFGVVFASYACTQKVMSQLLPSPAAPIQTMETGLADEEAEEEEVVPSRVDLEEKEEREAVKDGVEMRIELVDDDFRVRDEAGKERETGLGSAGEFRDHDVGYLEREDDELLNINVKSGGVDEVEIERQLVVESNEDNEKSVLVNGVGPDAGIGDSAMEIDDYAVVAQELGETAQDDARFTLPISQVGTDDLLEDEGKNNVGNREDREKVLEEKDEQVEKTLTRVKGKAKDKNRRAKGMKPAKEENFDVIRVPQKRKEPNGDEEHERLSGKKMELLEETRISTENNLNMGQVDVEGKKERIEDDPSSVLSEKEQTDGEKPVMPRNEYLDVKQPVLPEGHRDALLIDDAGNVDVSTEKEHEPISLKEMQDFQSVREDTVADASYKMDKGTNVTLGMVAENNNQSRMVADDGGYSVEVAAITGTPALKHDEAAPVELEEGKDAGAGYSGLHSDEELSRDEDIWKKIDAIRVIVGFNAPRRVSYVEELKALYLFTGIEPPSSSMDSSDTLQFSNKLNFLMSVIGLK
- the LOC105166848 gene encoding uncharacterized protein LOC105166848 isoform X2, whose amino-acid sequence is MELDPSVEWEIVNYSPSFEEEDGEAEAEKTRLGWVLSAGLSVGRKLVITGFVVSSVPLVLPSLVVISALGFAFSVPFGVVFASYACTQKVMSQLLPSPAAPIQTMETGLADEEAEEEEVVPSRVDLEEKEEREAVKDGVEMRIELVDDDFRVRDEAGKERETGLGSAGEFRDHDVGYLEREDDELLNINVKSGGVDEVEIERQLVVESNEDNEKSVLVNGVGPDAGIGDSAMEIDDYAVVAQELGETAQDDARFTLPISQVGTDDLLEDEGKNNVGNREDREKVLEEKDEQVEKTLTRVKGKAKDKNRRAKGMKPAKEENFDVIRVPQKRKEPNGDEEHERLSGKKMELLEETRISTENNLNMGQVDVEGKKERIEDDPSSVLSEKEQTDGEKPVMPRNEYLDVKQPVLPEGHRDALLIDDAGNVDVSTEKEHEPISLKEMQDFQSVREDTVADASYKMDKGTNVTLENNNQSRMVADDGGYSVEVAAITGTPALKHDEAAPVELEEGKDAGAGYSGLHSDEELSRDEDIWKKIDAIRVIVGFNAPRRVSYVEELKALYLFTGIEPPSSSMDSSDTLQFSNKLNFLMSVIGLK
- the LOC105166849 gene encoding protein LURP-one-related 8, which translates into the protein MTKVYPKALPLPKPSDGCIKAGADDSSSRVLTVWRKSLLFNCDGFTVFDADGNLVYRVDNYMSGNKGEIFLMDASGTSLLTIRRKKLSLTDSWLVFDGETADNPRFVATKNVVNLLKSKSKRLLAHVTSPRKNTAVYEIEGSYSQRCCAVYDEKRRRVAEMKQKEASVKGVAFGTDIFRLVVQPGFDATVAMAIVILLDQMFGSSTSTRRRLLTN
- the LOC105166847 gene encoding protein BOLA4, chloroplastic/mitochondrial, producing MAATAILFRPNVTALRLVSSRACALSFMRRTASIRTATKSYSSGRSLFAGRVPVSGFPCSLRRTFCIRATADSENPASIGSPLMESMEKKIKEHLSAETVVVKDAYGDGRHVSIEVVSSAFEGQSAVNRQRMVYKAIWEELQDTVHAVDQMTTRTPSEAALGK